One part of the Aureibacillus halotolerans genome encodes these proteins:
- a CDS encoding YrvL family regulatory protein, with product MSKKIEAPFFISIIVALVYLPFFFVDFIIIELMGGVYHNLLHLMVFLLVLYIIELVLGLLMDSLSKVISDFTSFEVPSEVVLFFDFFLSLGILTWLDSIFSTVDLSFATEAVIMLVHSLTLYLVNKTNATSQQDEASEEEKLAPHIEYEIELILREENYVNCINTIKMKYPEIPKTQIIKTVRRILHEQR from the coding sequence ATGTCTAAAAAAATTGAAGCTCCGTTTTTCATCTCGATTATTGTGGCGCTTGTTTATTTGCCCTTCTTTTTCGTTGATTTTATCATTATTGAGCTCATGGGTGGAGTGTATCATAATCTCCTTCATTTAATGGTTTTTCTGTTGGTTCTTTACATAATTGAGTTAGTTCTAGGATTGCTAATGGATAGCTTATCCAAAGTAATAAGCGATTTCACATCATTCGAAGTTCCAAGTGAAGTCGTTCTGTTTTTTGATTTTTTCCTAAGTTTGGGGATTCTTACTTGGTTGGACTCCATCTTTAGTACTGTTGATTTATCATTTGCAACTGAGGCTGTAATCATGTTGGTTCACAGTTTAACTTTGTACCTAGTCAATAAAACTAATGCGACATCTCAGCAAGACGAAGCTTCCGAAGAGGAGAAGTTAGCGCCACATATTGAATATGAGATCGAATTGATCCTGCGAGAAGAGAATTACGTGAATTGCATCAACACAATAAAGATGAAATACCCTGAGATCCCAAAAACACAAATTATAAAAACGGTTCGTCGGATTTTGCACGAACAACGTTGA
- a CDS encoding winged helix-turn-helix transcriptional regulator — MENLEGMYSEKRLTLSVIEGKWKLIILCHLGLKGTKRFGELLKLIPTVTKKMLSNQLGDMEKDGLVHREVYPVVPPKVEYSLTDKGKSLFPILDVLESWGKNYIEAHCTSE; from the coding sequence ATGGAGAATCTCGAAGGTATGTATTCAGAAAAACGGCTGACACTGTCCGTCATTGAAGGAAAGTGGAAGCTGATTATCTTATGTCATCTTGGGTTAAAAGGCACAAAACGATTTGGAGAACTATTAAAACTGATCCCGACCGTAACGAAAAAAATGCTTTCAAACCAACTTGGTGACATGGAAAAGGATGGCCTCGTCCACCGAGAAGTCTATCCAGTGGTGCCGCCAAAAGTGGAATACTCCCTGACCGACAAAGGCAAGAGTCTATTTCCGATCCTCGATGTATTGGAAAGTTGGGGAAAGAATTATATCGAGGCGCATTGCACCTCTGAGTAA
- the hxlA gene encoding 3-hexulose-6-phosphate synthase, which produces MKLQLALDLVNIQEAKELIREVEEHIDIIEIGTPVIKIEGLKAVTEIKEAFPNLLVLADLKTMDAAAYEVQKASEAKADIVTVLGVAEDESIKGAVAEAKKQGKQVLVDLIAVKDIETRAKELDAFGVDYICVHTGYDLQAVGKNSFADLQTIKGVVKHAKTAIAGGIKLETLPEVISVKPDLVIVGGGIANQDDKKAVAAKMQAMIQQR; this is translated from the coding sequence ATGAAATTACAACTTGCATTAGACTTGGTGAACATTCAGGAAGCGAAAGAACTTATTCGAGAGGTCGAAGAGCATATAGATATTATTGAAATCGGCACTCCTGTTATTAAAATTGAAGGCTTGAAGGCCGTTACGGAAATTAAAGAAGCCTTTCCGAACCTACTGGTGCTGGCTGACTTAAAAACGATGGATGCAGCTGCGTATGAAGTGCAAAAGGCTTCTGAAGCCAAGGCAGATATTGTTACGGTTCTTGGTGTGGCGGAAGATGAGTCCATCAAAGGAGCCGTTGCGGAAGCCAAAAAACAGGGCAAACAAGTACTCGTTGATCTGATTGCTGTGAAAGACATCGAAACGCGTGCCAAAGAACTTGACGCATTTGGTGTTGATTATATCTGTGTGCATACCGGCTATGACCTGCAGGCTGTGGGAAAAAATTCATTTGCCGATCTTCAGACAATTAAAGGCGTAGTTAAGCATGCCAAAACGGCGATTGCCGGCGGGATCAAACTGGAGACGTTGCCTGAAGTCATTAGCGTAAAGCCTGACTTGGTCATTGTCGGCGGCGGCATTGCCAACCAGGACGATAAGAAGGCCGTTGCAGCGAAAATGCAAGCAATGATTCAGCAAAGGTAA
- the hxlB gene encoding 6-phospho-3-hexuloisomerase, with protein sequence MNTTGYLKEILQELNQAADQIAEEQAEQLVGAILDAEKIFVAGAGRSGFMAKSFAMRMMHMGLDAYVPGETVTPGYTEKDLIIIGSGSGETKSLVTTAEKAQSIGGKLAIVTLVPTSTLGKLADYTVQLPGATKDRSEDGGFQTIQPMGSLFEQMLLVFYDALILKIMEAKGLDTQRMYGKHANLE encoded by the coding sequence ATGAATACGACGGGCTATTTAAAAGAAATTCTGCAGGAACTGAATCAAGCCGCTGACCAAATAGCTGAAGAGCAAGCTGAACAACTCGTAGGCGCGATTTTGGATGCCGAGAAAATATTTGTAGCTGGAGCAGGCAGATCAGGATTCATGGCAAAATCCTTTGCCATGCGCATGATGCATATGGGTTTAGACGCCTACGTGCCTGGCGAGACCGTCACACCGGGTTACACGGAAAAAGACCTGATCATCATTGGCTCGGGGTCTGGTGAAACAAAGAGCTTGGTCACGACTGCCGAGAAGGCCCAAAGCATTGGCGGGAAACTGGCTATAGTCACCCTCGTCCCAACGTCCACGCTTGGAAAGCTGGCCGACTACACTGTGCAGTTGCCTGGAGCAACCAAAGACCGGTCAGAAGATGGTGGCTTTCAAACCATTCAGCCGATGGGTTCTTTATTCGAGCAAATGCTCCTTGTTTTCTATGATGCCCTTATTTTAAAGATCATGGAAGCCAAGGGCTTGGACACGCAACGAATGTATGGAAAACACGCCAATCTTGAATAA
- a CDS encoding CPBP family intramembrane glutamic endopeptidase translates to MNSNPSTTPEHIAQEKRRPGWPEIGMMVLGYVVVMAVAIPLIFTLTEEGSVVHGISLAALSGLAGLGAFFAAYILRIRSGASFGFRRTSGRWLLVAVGLGLGVFVLARIFVIVIYYGFGYTENTQESYIAAANGGTVALLLQLVMIAVLTPLGEEFAFRGVLTNALQKYGPWVSILGSAVIFATAHGINEVWPLAFFAGLATGYLFYRTGSIWPCVVVHAVNNAAGTLFSVIAVNYIV, encoded by the coding sequence ATGAATTCAAATCCTTCAACTACACCAGAACACATCGCTCAAGAAAAGAGAAGACCAGGATGGCCGGAGATTGGAATGATGGTACTCGGGTATGTGGTTGTCATGGCGGTGGCGATCCCACTCATATTCACCTTAACTGAAGAGGGTAGTGTTGTGCATGGCATTAGTTTAGCCGCCTTATCGGGTCTTGCTGGGTTGGGTGCTTTTTTTGCGGCGTACATCCTGCGTATACGTTCAGGCGCTTCATTTGGCTTTCGTCGCACGAGTGGACGTTGGCTTCTGGTGGCTGTCGGGTTAGGCCTTGGTGTCTTTGTGCTTGCACGTATTTTTGTCATCGTGATTTATTACGGATTTGGTTACACGGAGAACACACAGGAGTCTTATATTGCTGCAGCGAACGGCGGCACGGTTGCGCTCCTCCTTCAGCTAGTGATGATCGCTGTGCTAACGCCTCTTGGTGAAGAATTTGCTTTTCGCGGAGTATTGACGAATGCGCTACAGAAATATGGTCCTTGGGTCAGCATACTTGGAAGTGCCGTTATTTTTGCGACGGCCCATGGCATTAATGAAGTGTGGCCGCTTGCCTTCTTCGCAGGCTTAGCCACAGGTTACCTGTTTTACCGTACCGGATCGATTTGGCCATGCGTCGTCGTTCATGCAGTGAATAATGCCGCAGGGACCCTTTTCTCTGTCATCGCTGTGAATTATATTGTGTAA